The Cucurbita pepo subsp. pepo cultivar mu-cu-16 unplaced genomic scaffold, ASM280686v2 Cp4.1_scaffold000818, whole genome shotgun sequence genome includes a region encoding these proteins:
- the LOC111785906 gene encoding cytokinin riboside 5'-monophosphate phosphoribohydrolase LOG3-like, whose amino-acid sequence MGLVSQAVYDGGRHVLGVIPKSLMPREITGETIGEVRAVSGMHQRKAEMARHADAFIALPGGYGTLEELLEVITWAQLGIHEKPVGLLNVDGYYNSLLSFIDKAVDEGFVSPAARSIIVAAQTAHELISKLEEYVPKHCDVASRLNWEMEQQLGYTVKSDIAR is encoded by the exons ATGGGCTTAGTTTCTCAAGCCGTTTATGATGGAGGACGCCACGTGTTAGG AGTGATCCCCAAATCCCTCATGCCCAGAGAG atCACCGGAGAGACGATCGGAGAAGTAAGAGCTGTATCTGGAATGCACCAACGGAAAGCTGAGATGGCTCGTCATGCTGATGCATTTATTGCCTTACCTG GTGGCTACGGCACATTGGAAGAACTCTTGGAAGTCATCACTTGGGCTCAGTTGGGCATCCACGAAAAACcg gTGGGTTTGCTAAACGTGGATGGCTACTATAACTCGCTCTTATCATTCATTGACAAAGCAGTTGACGAAGGGTTCGTATCCCCAGCTGCCCGTAGCATAATAGTTGCTGCCCAAACTGCCCATGAGCTCATTTCCAAGCTagag GAGTACGTGCCAAAGCATTGTGACGTGGCATCGAGGTTGAACTGGGAAATGGAACAACAATTAGGATATACTGTAAAGTCAGACATTGCTCGTTAG